The Candidatus Neomarinimicrobiota bacterium genomic sequence TCATGAAAATATAAATCGCCACCAATATTGGGGATGCCTAACGGGTTCCCATAACCCGCCACACCCGCCACTACACCATCGTGAATCCATTTTGTTTTATTATTGTTAATATTTCCGAATCGAAAAGAATCGGTGACAGCAATCACTTCTGCGCCCATACATAATACATCGCGAACATTCCCGCCCACGCCGGTTGCTGCGCCTTCGTAGGGCACAATTTGAGATGGGTGATTATGGGATTCGTGACTCATAACAATGCACCAGCGATGGCCGTTATTATCTGTGGCGACAGCTACAACGCCCGCATCTTCTTTGGCACCCAAAACTACATCAGGACCTTCTGTGGTAAATTGTTTTAAATGGTTGCGACTGCTTTTGTAGGAACAGTGTTCTGAACCCTGAATAGAAAATAAAATAAGTTCAGCCAACGATGGCGCGCGGCCCAACATTTCATTTTGGATCTTAAGCACCTCATCTGGCGTAAGTGGAATATTGAGTTCAACAAGTTTGGATTTGATATCAGAATCAGAAAGCCCGGCGAAGTCGATAATTTCTTTTGTAAACGCCATTTGATTATGCCACGAAGGCTCGAAGACACAAAGATACTATAGATTTATTCTGTGTCTTTGTGCCTTTGTGGCTGAGATTCATCTTATAATCGTCTCATGGCGTTGGGGTCCCACTGATACAATCTTAACAGGACAATCCACTTCGTGTTCTATAAATGAAATATAATCTTTTAAAGTTTGTGGCATGGCATCATATCCTTTATCCCAAATATTTTCAGGAAGGTCTCCCCACCCCGGAAGTGATTCATAAATAGGTTTTGCATTTCTGTATTCAGTCAAACTTGCAGGCATTTCGGTGATGCGTTTTCTATCTACATCGTAAGCGACGCAAATGGGTAATTCGTCAAATCCATTTAATATATCTAATTTTGTCAGGGCAATTTCTGTAAGTCCATTCACGCGAACTGCTTGGCGCACTTGAACCAAATCTAACCAACCCACTCGGCGAGGTCGTCCAGTTGTTGTGCCATATTCCCCACCTTTATCCCGAAGACTTTTCGCTTCTTCACCATGAATTTCTGATGGTAAGGGACTCTCACCTACACGACTCAAATAAGCTTTTGTAACGCCGATAATTCTATCAATATCTCTAAAGCTTACGCCGGTTCCGGTAGAAATATGTCCCGCTGCTGTGTTGGAAGAAGTGGTGTAAGGATAAACGCCGTGATCCACATCCAACGATATACCTTGTGCGCCTTCAAATAAAATAGATTTGCCGGATTTGTGGGCATTGTATAAAATGACCGACGTATCATGAATATAGGATTTTAATTTTTGGCCGTAGTCTAAATACGTATCAAAAATCTCACCCATGGAAATATCCAAAGATTGGTCAAGCGTTTTTTCAATGATTCCTTTGGAAAAAGCATACCCTTTTTCCAATTTTTCTCTAAAAATATCCATATCCAAAAGGTCAATCATACGAATCCCATTTCGGAACATTTTATCCGCATAAACCGGAGCAATTCCACGGCGAGTGCTTCCGGCGGCGAGATTGCCTTGATGTCCAGAAAGGGCTCCATCCATGGCAATATGATAAGGCATAATCACATGAGCACGATCGCTGACCATGAGTTTTGGGTCGATACCTTTTTCTTTTACATAAGCAATTTCATCGAGCAATGCTTTGGGGTCCACCACGACACCATTACCAATAATGGACATGGGTTCGCCGTAAACAATTCCGGACGGAATAAGATGAAGTTTGAAAGTGACATCGTCAACGATGATGGTGTGGCCGGCGTTGTTACCTCCGTGAAAACGAACCACGTAGTCGGATTCACCAGCAAAGAAATCAGTGATTTTTCCTTTGCCTTCATCGCCC encodes the following:
- a CDS encoding adenylosuccinate synthase translates to MPLKKSNITAVVGAQWGDEGKGKITDFFAGESDYVVRFHGGNNAGHTIIVDDVTFKLHLIPSGIVYGEPMSIIGNGVVVDPKALLDEIAYVKEKGIDPKLMVSDRAHVIMPYHIAMDGALSGHQGNLAAGSTRRGIAPVYADKMFRNGIRMIDLLDMDIFREKLEKGYAFSKGIIEKTLDQSLDISMGEIFDTYLDYGQKLKSYIHDTSVILYNAHKSGKSILFEGAQGISLDVDHGVYPYTTSSNTAAGHISTGTGVSFRDIDRIIGVTKAYLSRVGESPLPSEIHGEEAKSLRDKGGEYGTTTGRPRRVGWLDLVQVRQAVRVNGLTEIALTKLDILNGFDELPICVAYDVDRKRITEMPASLTEYRNAKPIYESLPGWGDLPENIWDKGYDAMPQTLKDYISFIEHEVDCPVKIVSVGPQRHETIIR